From the genome of Phyllostomus discolor isolate MPI-MPIP mPhyDis1 chromosome 12, mPhyDis1.pri.v3, whole genome shotgun sequence, one region includes:
- the LOC114511712 gene encoding zinc finger protein 211-like isoform X2, giving the protein MAAAELGRPAEDSVTLEDVVVYFSWEEWGLLDEAQRRLYYDVMLENLALISSLGCLCGLEIEKAPSGQIVSLERLPQVRTPKLDLSIQTAPVSEMCVPVMGDILSPDEYQGALTGQKLNPCVACGKQFCFSENLHQHQEHSVMKPYSKDMDVASVKSYRGHLSEKNFTFGEIGEDFFTSVGLFQRQAIPKALLSIHSSIGCGEVFHSGKRHYMCGACGKTFRRKRTLVQHQRIHTGEGLYECSECGKTFSYKHSFVQHKTIHTGEKPFECSECGKAFRFKYKLVEHQRIHTGERPYECSDCGKAFGFKSRLVRHQRIHTGAKPYACADCGKLFRYSSSLVQHRRIHTGEMPYECSECRKCFRQNSSLIQHQKFHTGESPYECSECGKSFKHSSSLILHRRIHTGTRLYECSECGKSFSQNYSLIQHHKLHSRGRL; this is encoded by the exons ATGGCGGCGGCCGAGCTAGGGCGCCCGGCTGAG GACAGTGTGACTCTGGAGGATGTGGTTGTGTACTTCTCCTGGGAGGAATGGGGTCTCCTCGATGAGGCTCAGAGACGCCTGTACTAtgatgtgatgctggagaacttgGCACTTATATCTTCGCTGG GTTGTTTGTGTGGCCTAGAGATTGAGAAAGCACCTTCTGGACAGATTGTTTCCTTGGAAAGATTGCCACAAGTCAGGACTCCAAAGCTAGATCTGTCAATCCAGACGGCTCCTGTCTCTGAGATGTGTGTTCCGGTCATGGGAGATATTTTGTCCCCAGATGAGTATCAAGGAGCACTTACTGGGCAGAAATTGAACCCATGTGTGGCATGTGGGAAACAGTTTTGTTTTAGTGAAAATCTTCACCAACATCAGGAGCACAGTGTAATGAAACCCTACAGCAAGGACATGGACGTGGCCTCTGTGAAGAGCTACAGAGGTCATTTGTCAGAGAAGAATTTCACCTTCGGGGAAATTGGAGAGGACTTCTTTACTAGTGTGGGTCTTTTCCAGCGCCAGGCCATTCCCAAAGCACTACTGAGTATACATAGCAGTATTGGGTGTGGGGAGGTCTTTCACAGTGGAAAACGTCATTATATGTGTGGTGCGTGTGGGAAAACTTTCCGCCGCAAACGTACACTTGTTCAGCACCAGAGAATCCACACTGGAGAAGGACTGTATGAGTGTAGTGAGTGTGGGAAAACCTTCAGCTACAAGCACTCATTTGTTCAGCACAAGACAatccacactggagaaaagccttttgagtgcagtgaatgtgggaaggccttcaggTTCAAATATAAACTTGTTGAGCACCAACGtattcacactggagaaaggccttatgagtgcagtgactGTGGGAAAGCTTTTGGATTTAAATCCAGACTTGTTCggcatcagagaattcacactgggGCGAAGCCTTATGCATGTGCTGATTGTGGGAAACTCTTTAGATACAGCTCTAGCCTAGTTCAGCACCGGAGGATTCACACTGGAGAAatgccttatgagtgcagtgaatgccGGAAATGCTTTAGACAAAACTCCAGCCTCATTCAGCACCAGAAATTTCACACTGGAGAAAgtccttatgagtgcagtgaatgtgggaaatcttttaaaCACAGCTCCAGCCTCATTCTACATCGGAGAATTCACACTGGAACAAGACTAtatgaatgcagtgaatgtgggaaatcttttagcCAAAATTATAGCCTCATTCAACACCATAAACTCCATAGTAGAGGAAGGCTTTAA
- the LOC114511712 gene encoding zinc finger protein 211-like isoform X1 gives MDNQEEKRNTVWFRLLFLFIDSVTLEDVVVYFSWEEWGLLDEAQRRLYYDVMLENLALISSLGCLCGLEIEKAPSGQIVSLERLPQVRTPKLDLSIQTAPVSEMCVPVMGDILSPDEYQGALTGQKLNPCVACGKQFCFSENLHQHQEHSVMKPYSKDMDVASVKSYRGHLSEKNFTFGEIGEDFFTSVGLFQRQAIPKALLSIHSSIGCGEVFHSGKRHYMCGACGKTFRRKRTLVQHQRIHTGEGLYECSECGKTFSYKHSFVQHKTIHTGEKPFECSECGKAFRFKYKLVEHQRIHTGERPYECSDCGKAFGFKSRLVRHQRIHTGAKPYACADCGKLFRYSSSLVQHRRIHTGEMPYECSECRKCFRQNSSLIQHQKFHTGESPYECSECGKSFKHSSSLILHRRIHTGTRLYECSECGKSFSQNYSLIQHHKLHSRGRL, from the exons ATGGATAACCAAGAAGAGAAGAGGAACACGGTCTGGTttaggcttttatttctttttata GACAGTGTGACTCTGGAGGATGTGGTTGTGTACTTCTCCTGGGAGGAATGGGGTCTCCTCGATGAGGCTCAGAGACGCCTGTACTAtgatgtgatgctggagaacttgGCACTTATATCTTCGCTGG GTTGTTTGTGTGGCCTAGAGATTGAGAAAGCACCTTCTGGACAGATTGTTTCCTTGGAAAGATTGCCACAAGTCAGGACTCCAAAGCTAGATCTGTCAATCCAGACGGCTCCTGTCTCTGAGATGTGTGTTCCGGTCATGGGAGATATTTTGTCCCCAGATGAGTATCAAGGAGCACTTACTGGGCAGAAATTGAACCCATGTGTGGCATGTGGGAAACAGTTTTGTTTTAGTGAAAATCTTCACCAACATCAGGAGCACAGTGTAATGAAACCCTACAGCAAGGACATGGACGTGGCCTCTGTGAAGAGCTACAGAGGTCATTTGTCAGAGAAGAATTTCACCTTCGGGGAAATTGGAGAGGACTTCTTTACTAGTGTGGGTCTTTTCCAGCGCCAGGCCATTCCCAAAGCACTACTGAGTATACATAGCAGTATTGGGTGTGGGGAGGTCTTTCACAGTGGAAAACGTCATTATATGTGTGGTGCGTGTGGGAAAACTTTCCGCCGCAAACGTACACTTGTTCAGCACCAGAGAATCCACACTGGAGAAGGACTGTATGAGTGTAGTGAGTGTGGGAAAACCTTCAGCTACAAGCACTCATTTGTTCAGCACAAGACAatccacactggagaaaagccttttgagtgcagtgaatgtgggaaggccttcaggTTCAAATATAAACTTGTTGAGCACCAACGtattcacactggagaaaggccttatgagtgcagtgactGTGGGAAAGCTTTTGGATTTAAATCCAGACTTGTTCggcatcagagaattcacactgggGCGAAGCCTTATGCATGTGCTGATTGTGGGAAACTCTTTAGATACAGCTCTAGCCTAGTTCAGCACCGGAGGATTCACACTGGAGAAatgccttatgagtgcagtgaatgccGGAAATGCTTTAGACAAAACTCCAGCCTCATTCAGCACCAGAAATTTCACACTGGAGAAAgtccttatgagtgcagtgaatgtgggaaatcttttaaaCACAGCTCCAGCCTCATTCTACATCGGAGAATTCACACTGGAACAAGACTAtatgaatgcagtgaatgtgggaaatcttttagcCAAAATTATAGCCTCATTCAACACCATAAACTCCATAGTAGAGGAAGGCTTTAA
- the LOC114511712 gene encoding zinc finger protein 776-like isoform X3, which translates to MLENLALISSLGCLCGLEIEKAPSGQIVSLERLPQVRTPKLDLSIQTAPVSEMCVPVMGDILSPDEYQGALTGQKLNPCVACGKQFCFSENLHQHQEHSVMKPYSKDMDVASVKSYRGHLSEKNFTFGEIGEDFFTSVGLFQRQAIPKALLSIHSSIGCGEVFHSGKRHYMCGACGKTFRRKRTLVQHQRIHTGEGLYECSECGKTFSYKHSFVQHKTIHTGEKPFECSECGKAFRFKYKLVEHQRIHTGERPYECSDCGKAFGFKSRLVRHQRIHTGAKPYACADCGKLFRYSSSLVQHRRIHTGEMPYECSECRKCFRQNSSLIQHQKFHTGESPYECSECGKSFKHSSSLILHRRIHTGTRLYECSECGKSFSQNYSLIQHHKLHSRGRL; encoded by the exons atgctggagaacttgGCACTTATATCTTCGCTGG GTTGTTTGTGTGGCCTAGAGATTGAGAAAGCACCTTCTGGACAGATTGTTTCCTTGGAAAGATTGCCACAAGTCAGGACTCCAAAGCTAGATCTGTCAATCCAGACGGCTCCTGTCTCTGAGATGTGTGTTCCGGTCATGGGAGATATTTTGTCCCCAGATGAGTATCAAGGAGCACTTACTGGGCAGAAATTGAACCCATGTGTGGCATGTGGGAAACAGTTTTGTTTTAGTGAAAATCTTCACCAACATCAGGAGCACAGTGTAATGAAACCCTACAGCAAGGACATGGACGTGGCCTCTGTGAAGAGCTACAGAGGTCATTTGTCAGAGAAGAATTTCACCTTCGGGGAAATTGGAGAGGACTTCTTTACTAGTGTGGGTCTTTTCCAGCGCCAGGCCATTCCCAAAGCACTACTGAGTATACATAGCAGTATTGGGTGTGGGGAGGTCTTTCACAGTGGAAAACGTCATTATATGTGTGGTGCGTGTGGGAAAACTTTCCGCCGCAAACGTACACTTGTTCAGCACCAGAGAATCCACACTGGAGAAGGACTGTATGAGTGTAGTGAGTGTGGGAAAACCTTCAGCTACAAGCACTCATTTGTTCAGCACAAGACAatccacactggagaaaagccttttgagtgcagtgaatgtgggaaggccttcaggTTCAAATATAAACTTGTTGAGCACCAACGtattcacactggagaaaggccttatgagtgcagtgactGTGGGAAAGCTTTTGGATTTAAATCCAGACTTGTTCggcatcagagaattcacactgggGCGAAGCCTTATGCATGTGCTGATTGTGGGAAACTCTTTAGATACAGCTCTAGCCTAGTTCAGCACCGGAGGATTCACACTGGAGAAatgccttatgagtgcagtgaatgccGGAAATGCTTTAGACAAAACTCCAGCCTCATTCAGCACCAGAAATTTCACACTGGAGAAAgtccttatgagtgcagtgaatgtgggaaatcttttaaaCACAGCTCCAGCCTCATTCTACATCGGAGAATTCACACTGGAACAAGACTAtatgaatgcagtgaatgtgggaaatcttttagcCAAAATTATAGCCTCATTCAACACCATAAACTCCATAGTAGAGGAAGGCTTTAA